A part of Lactobacillus sp. ESL0700 genomic DNA contains:
- a CDS encoding 8-oxo-dGTP diphosphatase: MDRTERVTLTNMCMITSGDQILVLNRNDPTWPGLTFPGGHVEAHESFHDSIVREVKEETNLTISHPRLAGIKQFYDDNDHRYIVFFYIANEFTGKVKASNEGSLTWMSKDELMSHKLAYNFDRDLLVYFNEQIYEHLLDGKRDELF; the protein is encoded by the coding sequence ATGGATAGAACTGAACGAGTTACGTTAACCAATATGTGCATGATAACTAGCGGTGACCAAATTTTAGTTTTAAATCGCAATGATCCCACTTGGCCCGGATTAACTTTCCCCGGTGGCCACGTTGAAGCACACGAGTCATTCCACGATTCTATTGTTCGCGAGGTTAAAGAGGAAACCAATTTAACAATTAGTCACCCTCGTTTAGCTGGGATTAAACAATTCTACGATGATAACGATCACCGTTACATTGTATTTTTCTATATTGCCAATGAATTTACGGGTAAAGTGAAAGCCTCAAATGAAGGTTCTTTAACTTGGATGAGTAAGGATGAACTAATGAGCCACAAGCTTGCCTATAATTTTGACCGTGATTTGCTCGTTTACTTTAATGAACAGATTTATGAGCATTTGCTTGACGGCAAACGTGACGAATTATTTTAA
- the rpoD gene encoding RNA polymerase sigma factor RpoD — translation MVEKKNTSKTEELSLDKVVKKIVKEVKKDKAITEDEFTKQLIEPYKLQGKAVDQLVQEFEDNGISIVDEKGEPSKLALKKQKDVEKAELKDMSAPSSVRMNDPVRMYLKEIGRVPLLNADQEISLAKRIEKGDEEAKQELAEANLRLVVSIAKRYVGRGMSFLDLIQEGNMGLMKAVDKFDYSLGFKFSTYATWWIRQAITRAIADQARTIRIPVHMVETINKLIRIQRQLLQDLGREPVPEEIGAEMDMPTSKVRDILKIAQEPVSLETPIGEEDDSHLGDFIKDKDATSPEQHASYEMLKEQLEEVLDTLTDREENVLRLRFGLDDGRTRTLEEVGKVFGVTRERIRQIEAKALRKLRHPSRSNQLRDFLD, via the coding sequence GTGGTAGAAAAGAAAAATACTAGCAAAACAGAAGAACTATCTTTAGATAAGGTAGTTAAGAAAATTGTCAAGGAAGTTAAAAAAGACAAGGCAATTACTGAAGACGAGTTTACTAAGCAGTTAATTGAGCCATATAAGCTGCAGGGTAAGGCCGTTGACCAACTGGTGCAAGAATTCGAAGACAACGGTATCAGTATCGTTGACGAAAAAGGCGAACCATCAAAATTAGCCTTAAAGAAGCAAAAAGACGTTGAAAAAGCTGAATTAAAAGATATGTCAGCTCCTTCAAGTGTTCGCATGAACGATCCAGTTCGGATGTACTTGAAGGAAATTGGTCGGGTGCCGCTATTGAACGCTGACCAAGAAATTTCTTTAGCCAAAAGAATTGAAAAGGGCGATGAAGAAGCTAAGCAAGAATTAGCAGAAGCTAATTTGCGGTTAGTTGTTTCCATTGCTAAACGCTACGTTGGCCGCGGGATGTCCTTCCTTGACCTCATTCAAGAAGGAAACATGGGCTTAATGAAGGCTGTAGATAAATTTGACTATAGTCTTGGTTTTAAGTTCTCAACTTATGCCACTTGGTGGATTCGGCAAGCAATTACGCGTGCGATTGCCGATCAAGCCCGGACAATCAGAATCCCAGTTCATATGGTTGAAACCATCAATAAGCTAATTCGGATTCAGCGGCAATTGTTGCAAGACTTGGGTCGTGAGCCAGTACCTGAAGAAATTGGTGCTGAAATGGACATGCCAACAAGCAAAGTCCGCGATATTTTAAAGATTGCACAAGAACCAGTGTCGCTTGAAACACCAATTGGTGAAGAAGACGACTCACACTTAGGTGATTTCATTAAGGATAAGGATGCAACCAGTCCTGAACAACATGCTTCTTATGAAATGCTCAAGGAGCAATTGGAAGAAGTACTTGATACTTTAACTGATCGTGAAGAAAACGTCTTACGTTTGCGGTTTGGTCTTGATGACGGACGGACACGGACACTTGAAGAAGTAGGAAAAGTCTTTGGCGTAACGCGTGAGCGGATTCGGCAGATTGAGGCGAAGGCTTTACGTAAGTTGCGTCATCCTAGCCGTTCTAACCAATTACGTGATTTCTTAGATTAA
- the dnaG gene encoding DNA primase, which yields MAGLIPEETIAKVRNNVNIVNVISQYVSLEKKGKDYIGLCPFHEEKTPSFTVNEEKQFFKCFGCGKGGNVFKFLMEKDNLTFPESVRKVADFAHIDIGETGQSQGHTTNPLLKMHQDACDFYQRVLTSTNAGKRGLEYAQSRELDDEIIAHFKIGYAPKQNNLLLTYLRGHGYSDDELAASGLFVQTQDGELFDRFRDRLMFPLSNESNYVIGFSGRRLSTDKTEAKYINSPETKIFTKSKLLFHFAEAKKAAREEGHLVLYEGYMDVIAAYKAGIKSGIASMGTSLTDQQVYMLRRITKNIVINYDGDDPGVHAEERAAKMFDKAGGFNIGIVVLPEKLDPDEYVKKYGVEKYRDEIKGALTPTDFFLKRLAQKYNLANDREKIAYLSDAVKEIAELSNPVEQDLYLERIAQAQNVSKDSLKVNLLRQRRINNAAQRHKNNVGPVDPILEDDSTPIIEGNQTAKIDPVQTRLLYLFMHSEHARDFLLENNFLFPDEKYADLAELWLKFSEEHENPEINSFLDFIPDELQGIIVSTEMTDMPQDFSDRELEEQMAAIEMRKINAQLKDLENQLQDAKRKTDTTEIITITQKILQLKRIQGQRGAF from the coding sequence ATGGCTGGTTTAATTCCAGAAGAAACGATTGCTAAAGTTCGCAATAATGTTAACATTGTCAATGTAATCAGCCAGTATGTCTCACTTGAAAAGAAAGGCAAAGACTACATTGGTCTTTGCCCTTTTCATGAAGAAAAAACGCCGTCATTTACCGTTAATGAAGAAAAGCAGTTCTTTAAATGCTTTGGCTGCGGCAAAGGTGGCAATGTTTTTAAATTCTTGATGGAAAAGGATAATTTAACTTTTCCAGAAAGTGTTCGTAAAGTTGCCGATTTTGCTCACATTGATATTGGTGAAACGGGGCAATCACAAGGTCATACTACTAATCCATTGCTTAAAATGCATCAGGATGCCTGTGACTTTTATCAGCGAGTATTAACCTCAACCAATGCCGGTAAACGCGGATTGGAATATGCTCAATCCCGTGAACTTGATGATGAGATTATTGCTCACTTCAAAATCGGCTATGCGCCGAAGCAAAACAATCTCTTGTTGACATATTTGCGCGGACATGGTTATTCAGATGATGAATTAGCTGCTAGCGGGTTATTTGTTCAAACACAAGATGGTGAACTCTTTGATCGTTTTCGCGATCGATTAATGTTCCCGCTAAGTAATGAAAGTAACTATGTCATTGGTTTTTCTGGCAGACGCTTGTCAACGGACAAAACAGAAGCTAAATATATCAATAGTCCCGAAACGAAGATTTTTACTAAATCTAAGCTGCTATTTCACTTTGCGGAAGCTAAAAAGGCAGCTCGTGAAGAAGGACATTTGGTCTTGTACGAAGGGTACATGGATGTAATTGCGGCATATAAAGCCGGAATTAAGTCCGGAATTGCCTCGATGGGAACAAGCTTGACCGATCAGCAAGTGTACATGTTGCGCCGCATCACAAAAAATATTGTTATCAATTATGATGGCGACGATCCTGGAGTTCACGCTGAAGAACGAGCAGCTAAGATGTTCGATAAGGCTGGCGGCTTTAATATTGGGATTGTTGTTTTACCGGAAAAGTTGGACCCCGACGAATATGTTAAAAAATACGGTGTGGAAAAGTATCGTGATGAAATTAAAGGTGCGCTAACGCCAACCGACTTTTTCTTAAAGCGATTAGCTCAAAAGTACAATCTAGCTAATGACCGTGAAAAAATCGCTTATCTTAGCGATGCCGTTAAAGAAATCGCGGAGCTGTCCAATCCCGTTGAGCAGGACCTTTATTTGGAACGAATTGCTCAGGCTCAAAATGTGTCTAAGGATTCACTCAAGGTCAATCTGCTTCGGCAACGGCGAATTAATAACGCAGCGCAAAGACATAAAAATAATGTCGGCCCAGTTGATCCCATTTTAGAAGACGATTCAACACCAATTATTGAGGGTAATCAAACAGCTAAAATCGATCCGGTTCAAACGCGATTGTTATATCTTTTTATGCATTCGGAACACGCGCGTGATTTTTTACTTGAAAATAATTTTTTATTTCCCGATGAAAAATATGCGGATTTAGCTGAATTATGGTTAAAATTTAGTGAAGAACACGAAAATCCTGAAATAAATAGTTTTTTAGATTTTATTCCTGACGAACTTCAAGGTATAATAGTAAGTACTGAAATGACAGATATGCCCCAGGATTTTTCTGACCGCGAACTTGAAGAGCAGATGGCCGCAATCGAGATGCGTAAAATCAATGCACAGCTGAAAGATTTAGAAAATCAGTTGCAAGATGCAAAGCGCAAAACAGATACGACTGAAATCATTACCATCACTCAGAAAATTTTGCAGTTAAAAAGAATTCAGGGTCAAAGGGGGGCTTTTTAG
- the glyS gene encoding glycine--tRNA ligase subunit beta, with protein sequence MTKNYLFEIGIEEMPAHVVSRSVKQLADRTSKFLKENGLKFKDIKTYSTPRRLTIVVEELVEKQADIDEIKKGPAKKIAQDADGNWTKAAQGFARGQGMTTDDIYFEELKGTEYAYVHVKQEGKKASDILLGMSDIIKAMTFPTKMRWDSHDFEFVRPIHWLVSLFGSDVIPVKILDITAGRKTEGHRFLGDSVVLANADDYEDALKDQFVIVDAGERKEMIVQQMNALVEKNNWKIKLDKNLLEEVTNLVEYPTVFAGTFDEKYLQMPQEVLITSMKDNQRYFEVYDQQDNLINHFIAVRNGNKDYLDNVISGNEKVLVARLDDAQFFYDEDRKYPLSHFVQRLKNVSFHDKIGSMAEKTERVRIIGDFLAEKWDLDKLTVTDFDRASELYKFDLVTQMVGEFAELQGVMGMHYARLAGENEDVAVAIKEHYMPLSAEGTLPQTTVGALLSVADKLDTIITFFAAGMIPTSSNDPYALRRYAYGIVRILLNQKWSLPFNQVLPQIVSLLDGKTAAKMPKSESQDEEIASFIRDRINQYLQKNKFKYDIIDAVLASSQQDPIQILTAATVLQSHHDDEQFKPVVESLTRINNILKKAKFKGQVQINPDLFSDVTENELYAGVQNLQSLTDLTELYDGFVKLQPVIDRYFDTNMIMAKDEAVKNNRLAQLNTIGDLAERLGNLSKLVIK encoded by the coding sequence ATGACTAAAAATTATTTATTTGAAATTGGAATTGAAGAAATGCCAGCGCACGTGGTTTCACGGAGTGTGAAGCAACTAGCTGACAGAACTAGCAAGTTTTTAAAAGAAAACGGCTTGAAATTTAAGGATATTAAGACTTATTCAACACCGCGAAGACTAACAATTGTTGTTGAGGAATTAGTCGAAAAGCAAGCCGATATTGATGAAATTAAAAAAGGCCCAGCTAAAAAGATTGCTCAGGATGCTGACGGTAATTGGACCAAGGCAGCACAAGGCTTTGCTCGCGGTCAAGGCATGACAACCGACGATATTTACTTTGAGGAACTTAAGGGTACAGAATATGCTTATGTTCATGTTAAGCAAGAAGGTAAAAAAGCCAGCGATATTTTGCTTGGGATGAGCGACATTATTAAGGCTATGACCTTCCCAACTAAAATGCGTTGGGATTCGCATGATTTTGAATTCGTGCGGCCAATTCACTGGTTAGTTTCATTATTTGGCAGCGATGTTATTCCAGTTAAAATTTTGGATATTACTGCTGGTCGTAAAACTGAAGGGCATCGCTTCTTAGGTGATTCTGTTGTCCTTGCTAATGCGGATGACTATGAAGACGCATTGAAAGATCAATTTGTAATTGTTGATGCTGGCGAACGTAAAGAAATGATCGTTCAGCAAATGAATGCTTTGGTTGAAAAGAACAACTGGAAGATTAAGCTGGATAAGAACTTGCTTGAAGAAGTTACCAACTTGGTTGAATATCCAACTGTCTTTGCTGGTACTTTTGATGAAAAATACTTGCAAATGCCACAAGAAGTTCTGATTACTTCAATGAAAGATAACCAACGTTACTTCGAAGTTTACGACCAACAAGACAATTTGATTAATCACTTTATTGCTGTTCGTAATGGTAACAAAGACTATCTTGACAATGTTATTTCTGGTAACGAAAAGGTATTGGTTGCTCGGCTTGACGATGCTCAATTCTTCTATGATGAAGACCGTAAGTACCCACTAAGTCATTTTGTTCAAAGATTGAAGAACGTTTCCTTCCACGATAAAATTGGTTCAATGGCAGAAAAGACTGAACGTGTTCGGATTATCGGTGACTTTTTAGCAGAAAAATGGGACTTGGACAAGCTAACTGTAACTGACTTTGATCGGGCTAGTGAATTATATAAATTTGACCTAGTTACGCAAATGGTCGGTGAGTTTGCGGAATTACAAGGTGTGATGGGCATGCACTATGCTCGCCTTGCTGGCGAAAACGAGGATGTTGCTGTTGCCATTAAGGAACACTACATGCCATTATCTGCAGAAGGTACATTGCCGCAAACAACCGTTGGTGCACTATTATCAGTAGCTGATAAGCTTGATACAATCATTACTTTCTTTGCTGCTGGCATGATTCCAACTTCATCTAACGATCCGTATGCTTTGCGTCGTTATGCTTACGGAATTGTCCGCATTTTGCTTAACCAAAAATGGTCATTACCGTTTAACCAAGTTTTGCCACAAATCGTGAGCTTGCTTGATGGTAAAACTGCTGCAAAAATGCCAAAATCAGAGAGTCAAGATGAAGAAATTGCTTCCTTCATTCGTGATCGGATTAACCAATACTTGCAAAAGAATAAGTTCAAGTACGACATTATCGATGCAGTTCTTGCTTCTAGTCAACAAGATCCAATTCAAATTTTAACTGCAGCTACTGTTTTGCAATCACACCATGATGATGAGCAGTTCAAGCCTGTTGTTGAAAGTTTGACACGAATTAATAACATTCTGAAAAAGGCTAAATTTAAGGGTCAGGTTCAGATTAATCCAGATCTGTTTAGCGATGTAACTGAAAATGAGCTTTATGCTGGTGTTCAAAACTTGCAGTCATTGACTGATTTAACTGAACTTTATGATGGGTTTGTTAAATTACAACCAGTTATTGACCGCTACTTTGACACTAATATGATTATGGCTAAGGATGAGGCTGTTAAGAACAACCGCTTAGCACAATTAAATACGATTGGTGACTTGGCTGAACGTCTAGGCAATTTGAGTAAATTAGTTATTAAATAA
- the glyQ gene encoding glycine--tRNA ligase subunit alpha, whose translation MAKKKLTIQEMIFKLEEFWSSKGCMIMPSYDVEKGAGTMSPYTFLRAVGPEPWAACYVEPSRRPADGRYGDNPNRLFQHHQFQAVIKPAPENIQQYYLDSLQVLGINPLEHDIRFVEDNWENPSMGCAGVGWEVWLDGMEVSQFTYFQTVGELDVKPTMSEITYGVERLASYIQDVNSVFDLEWGNGVLYRDIFKEAEYENSKYAFEESNQENLLKFFDVYEKTAKRLLSQNLVQPAYDYILKCSHTFNLLDARGAVSVTERAGYLARIRNLAHEVAVCFVQEREKRGFPLLKNAEDKKAGLEND comes from the coding sequence ATGGCAAAGAAAAAATTAACAATTCAAGAAATGATTTTTAAATTGGAAGAATTTTGGTCTTCCAAAGGTTGTATGATTATGCCGTCATACGACGTTGAAAAAGGGGCAGGAACAATGAGTCCGTATACCTTTTTACGGGCAGTTGGTCCTGAACCTTGGGCAGCTTGTTACGTTGAGCCGTCAAGAAGACCAGCAGATGGCCGTTACGGTGACAACCCTAACCGTTTGTTCCAGCACCACCAATTTCAAGCAGTAATTAAGCCAGCACCAGAGAATATCCAACAATATTACTTGGATAGTTTACAAGTATTAGGTATTAATCCGCTAGAACATGATATTCGGTTTGTTGAAGACAACTGGGAAAATCCGTCGATGGGTTGTGCCGGTGTTGGTTGGGAAGTTTGGCTTGACGGAATGGAAGTTAGCCAATTTACTTACTTCCAAACTGTCGGTGAGCTTGATGTTAAGCCAACCATGAGTGAAATCACTTATGGTGTTGAACGTCTAGCTTCTTATATTCAAGATGTTAATTCTGTTTTTGACTTAGAGTGGGGCAACGGTGTACTTTACCGTGACATCTTTAAAGAAGCAGAATACGAGAATTCTAAGTATGCCTTTGAAGAATCTAACCAAGAGAATTTGTTAAAATTCTTTGATGTTTATGAAAAGACGGCTAAGCGCTTACTAAGTCAAAACTTGGTTCAACCTGCTTACGACTATATTTTGAAGTGCTCACATACCTTTAACTTGCTTGATGCACGTGGAGCTGTATCAGTTACTGAACGTGCAGGCTATTTGGCACGAATCCGTAACTTGGCCCATGAAGTAGCTGTGTGCTTCGTTCAAGAACGTGAAAAGCGGGGCTTTCCATTATTAAAGAATGCAGAAGACAAGAAGGCGGGGCTTGAAAATGACTAA
- the recO gene encoding DNA repair protein RecO, producing MTRELKEVQGIIFKRQKFKEADLLAKIITKENGIITMIARGALRPKSKLGAALLNFSYGTYIIYTSGQGLSNLRTYKEVKQFDGLFNDLTKNAYASFILDLVDHAFVEYQPLGKYYALAEFALQKINAGVDPEMITQICQMQLLAAYGVAPELRTCAICGKSQGVFDYSIKRGGIICSDHFYQETSRMHLEPKETAVLRTIGLLPIERLGSIAVSDATKKATRKAIDRIYQETVDLNLKTKKFLDELKLF from the coding sequence ATGACACGTGAACTTAAGGAAGTTCAAGGCATTATTTTTAAACGCCAAAAATTTAAAGAAGCGGATTTATTAGCTAAAATCATTACCAAAGAAAATGGCATCATTACAATGATTGCTCGTGGAGCTTTACGGCCTAAGTCAAAATTAGGAGCAGCGCTACTCAATTTTTCTTACGGAACGTATATTATTTATACGAGTGGTCAGGGGCTAAGCAATCTGCGTACTTATAAAGAAGTAAAGCAATTTGATGGTTTATTCAACGATTTAACTAAGAATGCTTATGCTTCTTTTATTTTAGACTTGGTTGACCATGCTTTTGTGGAATATCAACCTTTAGGCAAGTATTACGCACTAGCTGAGTTTGCTTTACAAAAAATCAATGCTGGCGTTGATCCGGAAATGATTACCCAAATTTGTCAAATGCAGCTGTTAGCTGCTTATGGGGTTGCCCCTGAATTGCGCACCTGTGCTATTTGCGGTAAAAGTCAAGGCGTTTTTGATTATTCAATTAAACGTGGTGGGATTATCTGCAGCGACCATTTTTATCAGGAAACAAGTCGCATGCATTTGGAGCCCAAAGAAACAGCCGTTTTAAGAACAATTGGTTTATTGCCGATTGAGCGATTAGGATCTATTGCTGTTAGTGACGCAACTAAAAAGGCAACTCGCAAGGCCATTGACCGAATCTACCAAGAGACAGTTGACCTTAATTTAAAAACCAAAAAATTCTTAGATGAATTGAAATTATTTTAA
- the era gene encoding GTPase Era has protein sequence MTEDKKNKSGFVALVGRPNVGKSTLMNNLVGQKVAITSSKPQTTRDKISGIYTTDDMQVVFVDTPGIFKPHLKLDDYMDKASVSSLNDVDMVLFMVEPEKMGKGDEYIVNLLKLVKVPVFLVINKVDQVNPNNLLPIIDSYRKLDLFKEFLPISATQGVGITDLISTLHQYLPEGPDYYDPEQITDRPEYFMVAELVREQILKLTAEEVPHAAAVWVERMNQHEKGKLQIEATIYVEKDGQKGIIIGKGGKMLKQIGINSRRQIENLLGEKVNLHLWVKVQRNWRSDPSFLKQIGYDKKALS, from the coding sequence ATGACTGAAGATAAGAAAAATAAATCCGGTTTTGTTGCGTTAGTTGGTCGACCAAACGTTGGTAAATCAACTTTAATGAATAATTTAGTTGGACAAAAGGTGGCAATTACTTCTAGTAAGCCGCAGACCACCCGTGATAAAATTTCCGGTATTTACACAACAGATGATATGCAAGTCGTCTTTGTTGACACGCCGGGGATTTTTAAACCACATTTAAAACTTGATGATTACATGGATAAGGCTAGTGTTTCTAGTTTAAACGATGTAGACATGGTTTTATTTATGGTTGAACCTGAAAAAATGGGCAAAGGCGACGAATACATTGTTAACTTGCTAAAGCTGGTTAAAGTTCCCGTCTTTTTGGTAATCAATAAGGTAGATCAAGTTAATCCTAATAACTTACTGCCAATTATTGATTCTTACCGTAAGCTTGATTTGTTTAAGGAATTTTTACCAATTTCTGCAACTCAGGGAGTGGGCATCACAGATTTAATCTCCACATTGCACCAATATTTGCCCGAAGGTCCAGATTATTATGATCCCGAGCAGATTACTGATCGGCCTGAATACTTCATGGTTGCCGAACTAGTACGTGAACAAATTCTGAAGTTAACAGCTGAAGAAGTGCCACATGCTGCTGCCGTTTGGGTTGAACGCATGAACCAACATGAGAAGGGCAAATTGCAAATCGAAGCAACGATTTATGTTGAAAAAGATGGTCAAAAAGGGATTATTATCGGCAAGGGCGGCAAGATGCTCAAGCAGATCGGTATTAATTCCCGCCGCCAAATTGAAAACTTGCTCGGTGAAAAGGTTAACCTTCATTTGTGGGTTAAAGTGCAGCGTAATTGGCGGTCTGACCCAAGCTTTTTGAAGCAAATTGGCTATGACAAGAAGGCACTTTCATAA
- the ybeY gene encoding rRNA maturation RNase YbeY has product MTPIEITYNDEVGFLENTDRDWQDWIAKLLLLAKKEIAKDNNLAMSINFVNEERSHAINKKYREKDRPTDVISFAIEDGDECLDLAAFTADPDFQEDIGDLFMCPSVIMRHSKEYGTGWDREFGYTLVHGFLHLNGYDHIEPDEAKEMFGIQGKVLEEYGLPLYPDQLDEGRGK; this is encoded by the coding sequence ATGACGCCTATTGAAATTACTTATAACGACGAGGTTGGTTTTTTAGAAAATACCGATCGTGACTGGCAAGATTGGATTGCTAAGTTATTGTTACTGGCTAAAAAGGAAATTGCTAAAGACAATAATTTAGCAATGAGTATCAATTTTGTTAATGAAGAACGCAGTCACGCAATTAACAAGAAGTATCGTGAAAAAGATCGACCAACAGATGTCATTTCATTTGCAATTGAAGATGGCGACGAATGTCTTGACCTTGCAGCATTTACTGCAGATCCTGATTTTCAAGAGGATATCGGTGATTTGTTCATGTGTCCAAGTGTGATTATGCGTCACAGTAAGGAATACGGAACAGGCTGGGACCGTGAATTTGGTTATACCCTAGTTCACGGCTTTTTGCATCTTAACGGTTATGACCATATTGAGCCTGATGAGGCAAAAGAAATGTTTGGCATTCAGGGTAAAGTACTTGAAGAATATGGCTTGCCGCTGTATCCTGACCAGTTAGATGAAGGCAGAGGTAAATAA
- a CDS encoding PhoH family protein, translating into MAQTNFIPKNPENIQKLVGINDGNLNLLAEGYDLSVTDTGNQIVVDGDVENTRKVIAVLKALDNVVSTGVNIGATDVVSAMKMADKGTTEYFADLYKEILIRDAKGKPIRVKNMGQKRYVEAIKKSDVVFGIGPAGTGKTFLAVVCAVAAFKKGEVSRIVLTRPAVEAGESLGFLPGDLKEKVDPYLRPIYDSLYAILGTNTTDRLMERGVIEVAPLAYMRGRTLDDAFVILDEAQNTTDAQMKMFLTRLGFNSKMIVNGDMTQVDLPGRQRSGLIDAQRILKGIDQIKFIRFTANDVVRHPVVAKIINAYEKEDERH; encoded by the coding sequence TTGGCTCAAACCAATTTTATTCCTAAAAATCCAGAAAACATCCAAAAACTAGTTGGAATTAATGATGGTAATCTTAACTTATTAGCTGAAGGTTACGATCTAAGTGTAACTGATACCGGAAACCAAATTGTTGTTGATGGCGATGTTGAAAATACGCGGAAGGTAATCGCAGTTTTAAAGGCTTTAGACAACGTTGTGAGCACCGGTGTTAACATTGGTGCTACTGATGTTGTCAGTGCAATGAAAATGGCGGATAAAGGCACGACAGAGTATTTTGCCGATTTATATAAAGAAATTCTAATTCGTGATGCTAAAGGTAAACCGATTAGAGTTAAAAATATGGGGCAAAAGCGCTATGTTGAAGCCATTAAAAAAAGTGATGTTGTATTTGGTATCGGACCTGCCGGTACCGGTAAAACATTCTTGGCCGTCGTTTGTGCCGTTGCAGCCTTTAAAAAGGGTGAGGTTTCGCGGATCGTTCTAACTAGACCAGCTGTTGAAGCTGGTGAATCTTTGGGATTTTTACCAGGAGATTTAAAGGAAAAAGTTGATCCGTATTTACGGCCAATTTATGATTCGCTTTATGCAATCTTGGGAACTAACACAACTGACCGGTTAATGGAACGCGGGGTAATCGAAGTTGCTCCTTTGGCATATATGCGGGGAAGAACACTTGATGATGCCTTTGTTATTTTGGATGAAGCGCAAAATACAACCGATGCACAGATGAAGATGTTTTTAACGCGGTTAGGCTTTAATTCAAAAATGATTGTCAACGGGGATATGACGCAGGTCGACCTACCGGGTCGGCAGCGTAGTGGCCTGATTGATGCACAGCGAATTTTAAAGGGCATTGACCAAATTAAATTTATTCGCTTCACTGCTAATGATGTTGTTCGTCATCCGGTGGTTGCCAAGATTATTAATGCTTATGAGAAAGAGGACGAAAGACATTAA
- a CDS encoding GatB/YqeY domain-containing protein, translating to MSLSEQIMADMKEAMKARDKVRLNTVRMIKSALMNEKIKAGHELSSDEELTVLNREKKQREESIEEFTKAARTDLADETKKELAIVEGYMPKQLSEDELEQIVVKTIAEVDAKGKSDFGKVMKALMPKIKGKADGKAASSAVRNHLN from the coding sequence TTGAGTTTATCAGAACAAATTATGGCTGACATGAAGGAAGCCATGAAGGCACGTGATAAAGTTAGATTGAATACGGTGCGAATGATTAAGTCAGCCTTGATGAATGAAAAGATCAAGGCAGGGCACGAACTTAGTTCCGATGAAGAACTGACCGTTTTAAACCGTGAAAAGAAGCAGCGTGAAGAGTCGATTGAAGAATTTACTAAAGCTGCTAGAACCGATTTAGCTGATGAGACCAAAAAGGAATTAGCAATTGTGGAAGGCTACATGCCTAAGCAGTTGTCAGAGGATGAACTTGAACAAATTGTCGTTAAAACAATTGCCGAAGTTGATGCTAAAGGTAAGTCCGATTTTGGTAAGGTAATGAAGGCTTTAATGCCCAAGATTAAGGGCAAAGCTGATGGTAAAGCAGCTTCTAGTGCAGTGCGCAATCATCTAAATTAA
- the rpsU gene encoding 30S ribosomal protein S21 yields MAKTVVHENESIDDALRRFKRSVSRSGTLQEYRKREFYEKPSVRRKLKSEAARKRRHY; encoded by the coding sequence ATGGCCAAGACAGTCGTTCACGAAAACGAGTCTATTGATGATGCTCTTCGTCGTTTCAAACGTTCCGTTTCAAGAAGTGGTACCTTGCAAGAATACCGCAAACGCGAATTCTACGAAAAACCTAGTGTACGTAGAAAGCTTAAATCTGAAGCAGCACGGAAACGTAGACATTATTAA